Proteins co-encoded in one Methanosarcinales archaeon Met12 genomic window:
- a CDS encoding DUF4258 domain-containing protein: MRSGEVEEAIANGEIMEEYLGDKPLPSYLIYGKTPKDRPIHVVVGVDEDAIAIIIVYEPEPEKWIGYKRR, from the coding sequence TTGAGATCAGGTGAAGTTGAAGAGGCTATAGCAAACGGCGAGATAATGGAAGAATATCTTGGCGACAAGCCGTTGCCAAGTTATCTGATATATGGGAAAACGCCAAAGGACCGGCCGATTCACGTTGTAGTCGGTGTCGATGAAGATGCAATCGCAATAATAATAGTATATGAACCAGAGCCCGAAAAATGGATTGGTTACAAGAGGAGATGA